From one Deltaproteobacteria bacterium genomic stretch:
- a CDS encoding ABC transporter ATP-binding protein yields the protein MQVRGLTKAFGDLTAVDGLDFEIPSGRIFGLLGPNGAGKTTTINMLTGLARPDRGEIRIAGLDCTARPRAAQHLVGVVPDESNLYPEMTGFENLCFCAALYGLKKKERQARAKDLLEAFGLSQAADRKFAGYSKGMKRKLTIAAGIIHSPAILFLDEP from the coding sequence ATCCAGGTCCGAGGCCTGACCAAGGCCTTCGGCGACCTGACCGCCGTGGACGGCCTGGATTTCGAGATCCCGTCCGGGCGAATCTTCGGCCTCCTCGGCCCCAACGGGGCCGGCAAGACCACGACCATCAACATGCTCACCGGCCTGGCCCGGCCCGACAGAGGGGAGATCCGCATTGCCGGGCTGGACTGCACAGCCAGACCCCGGGCGGCCCAGCACCTTGTCGGCGTGGTCCCGGACGAGAGCAACCTCTACCCGGAGATGACCGGGTTCGAAAACCTTTGCTTCTGCGCCGCCCTCTACGGCCTGAAGAAAAAGGAACGCCAAGCCAGGGCCAAGGATCTTCTGGAGGCCTTTGGCCTGAGCCAGGCCGCCGACCGCAAGTTCGCCGGCTATTCCAAGGGCATGAAGCGCAAGCTGACCATCGCCGCCGGGATCATCCACTCCCCGGCCATCCTCTTTCTGGACGAGCCGA